In Musa acuminata AAA Group cultivar baxijiao chromosome BXJ3-9, Cavendish_Baxijiao_AAA, whole genome shotgun sequence, a single genomic region encodes these proteins:
- the LOC103999079 gene encoding vacuolar protein sorting-associated protein 53 A has protein sequence MDKSSALEYINQMFPTEASLLGVEPLMQKIQSEIRRVDASILAAVRQQSNSGTKAKEDLAAATHAVQELMHKIREIKTKAEQSETMVQEICRDIKKLDCAKKHITTTITALHRLTMLVSAVEQLQVMASKRQYKEAAAQLEAVNQLCSHFEAYRDIPKISELREKFKNIKKILKSHVFSDFSSLGTGKETEETNLLQQLTDACLVVDALEPSVREELVRNFCNKELTSYRQIFEGAELAKLDKTERRYAWIKRRLRTNEEIWKIFPPAWHVDYLLCIQFCKLTRMQIVDILNNLKEKPDVATLLLALQRTLEFEEELAEKFSGGTASTRNKELGNDVEESGKGESNRQIVSDIRKKYEKKLAMQHGEAETEKDKQKDLSVPGAGFNFRGIISSCFETHLAVYVELEEKTLMEHLEKLVQEETWETEEGSQTNILSSSMQVFLIIRRSLKRCSALTKNQTLFNLFEVFQRILKAYATKLYARLPKGGTGLVAAATGTDGQIKTSDRDERMICYIVNTAEYCHKTSGELAENVSKIIDPSFSDKVDMSEVQDEFSAVITKALVTLVHGLETKFDAEMIAMTRVPWASLESVGDQSEYVNGINSILASSIPMLGSLLSPTYFQFFLDKLAASLGPRFYLNIFKCKHISETGAQQMLLDTQAVKTILLEIPSLGKQTAVATSYSKFVSREMSKAEALLKVILSPIDSVANTYRALLPEGTPAEFQRILDLKGLKKADQQAILDDFNKQNSSIRHPSVAPSVAIPSAPPAPAAPTLTATSTSATSTLSSNTSASVAIASREDVLTRAAALGRGAATTGFKRFLALTEAAKDRKDGPFRKLFNP, from the exons ATGGACAAGTCCAGTGCCTTGGAGTACATCAATCAGATGTTCCCTACAG AAGCATCATTATTGGGGGTGGAGCCACTTATGCAGAAGATACAAAGCGAGATTCGCCGTGTAGATGCCAGCATACTGGCAGCTGTCAGACAACAG AGTAACTCTGGCACAAAAGCCAAGGAAGATCTTGCTGCTGCAACACATGCTGTTCAG GAACTTATGCACAAGATACGTGAAATAAAAACAAAGGCTGAACAAAGTGAAACCATGGTTCAAGAAATTTGTCGTGATATTAAGAAACTGGACTGCGCTAAGAAGCATATAACAACCACAATTACGGCACTTCATCGTCTTACCATGCTAG TATCGGCCGTTGAGCAGCTTCAAGTAATGGCCTCAAAACGCCAATATAAGGAGGCTGCTGCACAGTTGGAG GCAGTAAACCAATTGTGCAGTCACTTTGAAGCTTACAGGGATATACCAAAGATATCCGAACTCAGAGAGAAGTTCAAGAACATCAAGAAAATACTCAAGTCTCATGTATTTTCAGACTTTTCAAG CTTAGGGACTGGAAAAGAGACAGAAGAAACTAATTTGCTGCAGCAGCTAACAGATGCTTGCTTGGTTGTTGATGCGTTGGAACCATCTGTAAGGGAAGAACTAGTAAGAAACTTCTGCAATAAGGAGCTCACTTCATATCGTCAGATCTTTGAGGGAGCAG AATTAGCAAAATTGGATAAGACTGAAAGGAGATATGCATGGATTAAGCGTCGGCTGCGGACAAATGAGGAAATTTGGAAGATTTTCCCTCCTGCATGGCATGTTGACTATCTTCTTTGCATTCAGTTCTGTAAGCTGACGAG GATGCAAATTGTGGATATTCTTAACAATCTGAAAGAGAAACCAGATGTTGCAACACTTTTATTG GCATTGCAGAGGACACTTGAGTTTGAGGAAGAGTTGGCTGAAAAATTCAGCGGAGGAACTGCAAGCACACGGAACAAAGAACTTGGGAATGATGTAGAAGAATCTGGCAAGGGGGAAAGCAACAGGCAAATTGTCTCAGATATTCGGAAGAAATATGAAAAAAAGCTTGCTATGCAACATGGTGAAGCTGAAACA GAAAAGGACAAGCAAAAAGATTTATCGGTGCCTGGGGCTGGA TTCAACTTTCGTGGCATTATTTCCTCTTGCTTTGAAACACATTTGGCAGTCTATGTGGAGCTAGAGGAGAAAACACTTATGGAACATTTGGAGAAACTTGTGCAG GAAGAAACATGGGAAACTGAAGAGGGAAGTCAGACAAATATTTTGTCAAGTAGCATGCAG GTATTCTTGATAATAAGGAGAAGCTTAAAGCGATGCAGTGCTTTAACAAAGAATCAGACACTGTTTAATTTGTTTGAG GTATTTCAAAGAATTCTGAAAGCATATGCAACAAAGCTATACGCTAGATTGCCCAAAGGTGGTACAGGGCTTGTTGCAGCTGCTACAGGAACAGATGGACAGATTAAG ACATCTGATAGAGATGAGAGAATGATATGCTACATTGTGAATACAGCAGAGTACTGCCACAAAACT TCAGGTGAACTAGCTGAAAATGTTTCAAAGATCATTGATCCTTCATTTTCAGACAAGGTGGATATGTCAGAAGTTCAG GATGAATTCTCTGCAGTGATTACAAAAGCATTAGTTACATTAGTCCATGGACTTGAGACCAAATTTGATGCTGAAATGATTGCAATGACACGAGTTCCTTGGGCAAGCCTCGAAAGTGTTGGTGACCAGTCAGA GTATGTCAATGGCATCAACTCTATTCTTGCTAGTAGCATTCCTATGCTTGGTAGCCTATTGTCGCCCACTTACTTCCAGTTTTTCTTGGACAAG CTTGCAGCATCTCTTGGCCCTCGATTTTACCTCAATATTTTCAAATGCAAACATATATCAGAAACTGGCGCACAGCAG ATGCTGCTGGATACCCAGGCTGTAAAAACAATCCTTTTGGAGATTCCTTCTTTAGGGAAGCAG ACAGCAGTTGCTACTAgctattcaaaatttgttagtcgtgAAATGAGTAAAGCTGAAGCACTGTTGAAG GTTATATTATCTCCCATTGATTCTGTTGCAAATACGTACAGAGCACTGCTTCCTGAGGGAACACCTGCTGAGTTCCAGAGGATACTTGACCTCAAG GGCTTAAAGAAAGCAGACCAACAagctatacttgatgatttcaacaAGCAAAACTCATCAATCAGACACCCATCTGTGGCTCCATCAGTAGCCATCCCATCTGCTCCACCTGCACCAGCTGCCCCAACTTTAACAGCCACATCTACATCTGCCACGTCTACTCTCTCATCCAATACTTCTGCCTCTGTTGCTATTGCATCCCGAGAAGATGTGCTCACTCGGGCTGCAGCTCTTGGAAGGGGAGCTGCTACAACTGGTTTCAAGAGGTTCCTTGCCTTAACAGAAGCTGCCAAGGACAGGAAAGATGGACCCTTCCGGAAACTCTTCAATCCttag
- the LOC103999080 gene encoding NAC domain-containing protein 21/22 gives MVAVCELPIIDATMSILSMVEAKLPPGFRFHPRDEELICDYLAAKLAGDGGVGFRGWPIMVEDVDLNKCEPWDLPATACVGGKEWYFFSLRDRKYATGQRTNRATMSGYWKATGKDRSVARKGFLVGMRKTLVFYQGRAPKGKKTEWVMHEYRMEESAATPNLPFKEDWVLCRVFYKSRGMSTKPSMETSHDDSSPQSLPALMDNYITLDQTPLNLEGFEQVPCFSSTAPNLAPHLPPVERDMPLPRCLAQTGGLPDPSSGLNHLTGDRKVLRSVLNNLTKLEDDPKGEVVPNFGEGSLGAYLTQRSLASTWNPF, from the exons ATGGTTGCAGTCTGTGAGCTCCCTATCATCGACGCCACCATGAGCATCTTGAGCATGGTGGAGGCGAAGCTACCTCCGGGCTTCAGATTCCACCCGAGGGACGAAGAGCTCATCTGCGACTACCTCGCGGCCAAGCTCGCCGGAGACGGCGGCGTCGGCTTCCGTGGCTGGCCCATCATGGTGGAGGATGTCGACCTCAACAAGTGCGAACCTTGGGATCTCCCCG CTACTGCATGTGTCGGGGGCAaggagtggtacttcttcagtCTTCGAGATCGAAAGTACGCGACGGGGCAGCGAACCAATCGCGCCACCATGTCAGGCTACTGGAAAGCGACCGGGAAGGATCGATCGGTGGCTCGGAAGGGATTCCTTGTGGGAATGAGGAAGACTTTGGTGTTCTATCAAGGAAGAGCTCCCAAGGGCAAGAAGACGGAGTGGGTCATGCATGAATACCGCATGGAAGAATCTGCTGCAACTCCAAACTTGCCCTTCAAG GAAGATTGGGTCCTATGTAGAGTGTTCTACAAGAGCAGAGGGATGTCCACCAAGCCAAGCATGGAGACAAGCCATGATGATTCAAGCCCCCAATCCCTCCCTGCTCTGATGGACAACTACATCACCCTTGACCAAACCCCACTCAACTTGGAGGGGTTTGAGCAGGTGCCCTGCTTCTCCAGCACAGCCCCAAACTTGGCCCCACACCTGCCCCCAGTGGAGAGGGACATGCCCCTACCAAGATGCTTGGCACAAACAGGTGGCTTGCCTGACCCAAGCTCTGGATTGAATCATCTCACTGGTGACAGGAAGGTCCTGAGATCAGTTCTGAACAACCTCACCAAGCTGGAGGATGACCCAAAGGGAGAGGTGGTGCCAAATTTTGGTGAAGGGAGTTTGGGGGCTTACTTAACACAGAGGTCTCTGGCATCAACATGGAATCCTTTTTGA